Sequence from the Xenorhabdus nematophila ATCC 19061 genome:
TCCTGCTAAAAAATCAACCTATTACAACGTTTTCATCCCGCCAACTTTCACGCTGCATTGCTTTATTGCCTCAGCATCATCTGACACCGGAAGGCATTACCGTTAGGGAGCTGGTCTCTTATGGCCGTAGCCCGTGGCTGTCACTATGGGGACGTCTCTCTGTAGAGGATAAAATGCGAGTGGAAGTTGCGATGGAAAAAACCCATATAGTACATATGGCACAACGGCGGTTAACCGATCTCTCTGGCGGCCAGCGCCAGCGGGCGTTTCTGGCGATGGTACTGGCGCAGGATACACCTGTGGTGTTATTGGATGAGCCTACCACTTATCTTGATATCAACCATCAGGTTGAGCTGATGAGACTGATGGGCGAACTAAAAACGCAGGGGAAAACGGTTGTGGCAGTTTTGCATGATCTTAATCAGGCCAGTCGCTGGTGTGATCATTTGGTGGTGCTGGCAGACGGCAAAGTGATGGCACAGGGAACGCCGGAAGTGGTCATACAGCCAGAATTACTCAGAACTGTGTTTGGCGTAGAAGCTGAGATTCACCCAGAGCCGGTGTCGGGCAGGCCAATGTGCGTGGTGGTTGGTTGATCTTCTGGATAATTTTTTGTTTCCTCAGATCTTATAAAATCTGGGGAAACAATCTGATTATGGCTAAAGCCATAAAACAGATTTGAGTACTTAACATTGTACAAGTACAATGTTAAGTACTCAAATCTTGTGAGGTAATGACCATGAATGTTATGAGCTATTCAGCATTTCGAACTCATTTAGCTAAAACTCTGGATAAAGTGAACGATGACCACCAACCCGTGATGATCACTCGTCAGAATGGTAAGCCAGCAGTTGTACTCAGTTTGGAGGATTTTCGGGCTTATGAAGAAACTGCCTATTTGATGGCAAGCCCTAAAAATGCAACGCGCCTAAACCAAGCTATTGCAGAGGTAGAAAATGGTAAAACTCTTGAAAAAGACTTACTGGAAGAATGATTCTATCTTGGGCAGAAACAGCGTGGGAAGATTATCTTTATTGGCAACAAACCGATAAAAAAACCCTAAAACGCATTAATACTCTTATTAAGGATATTGCCCGACAGTCTTTTGATGGGCTAGGTGATCCTGAACCCTTAAAACATAACTGGTCAGGATACTGGTCCAGGCGGATTGATCGTGAGCATCGCCTAGTTTATAAGGTTACAGACACCGCAATAATTATTGTTCAATGTCGCTATCACTACTAATTTTCTGAGCCAAAATTTTCCAGCCGTATTTCAACAATAAAATCGCGCAATCAATCACCTCTGTATGATTGCGCTGTTATAGGGTAAGCATACTTAAATAGTCTTCCCAGATTTCCAAACTACCCCTTTTTCCTGATAATCCGGCGACGTTTATTAAACAAATCCGGTACTATCGTCTGAGATACACACTGCCACTCAATTTTATCAACATCAGCACCCTGTTTAGCGAAATAATCGCTCAATGCTGACTGGCATTGTTGTAAAATCGCAATATCGCAATCACCTTCCAAACGCAGCAATAAATCCATCTGTGTCAGCCGATAATCACTCGTCAACGGCAGGGTATTTGCAATAATGCGTGAGCAAGGATCAGCAAAAATACCCACATTTTCCCCGTTATGTGCAGGCAAAATCAATTGATCATCACTGCGGCCTTCAATACGTTCTATTGCCAATGCCGGATTACCGCAAGCGCACGGCGTTTTCTTTATCACCAGAATGTCATCCAGCTGATAACGCACAATAGGCTGAGTTTCCCGCGTAAAATCGGTGATGATCGGGTTAAAACGTGATTTATCAATCCATTTTGGTTCAATATGGAGGAATTCTTCATTCAGATGCAGCGTTCCATGCGGGCAGGTGCACGCCAAAAAACCCTCCGTTGCCTGATAAATTTCGCCGACTTCTTTGAATACGCTTTCCAGTAGCTTGCGATCTTGCGGTTCCAACACTTCAGCCACTGAAACCACTTTATCCGGTGATAGTGACACATCACCTTGCTGGATCTTCAGTGCCAGCCCTCGTAATACCTGGGCTGGAGCAACAACGATGGTTGGCTGGTATTCCACCAGCGCTTGCACCTGTTGATTAAAATCTGCGAACAAATCAAAAAAGCGGAAGGATATCCAGCGGTTCTGTACGCTACCGTAGAGATTATTTCCTGCACGTAGAAAAAGTGCGACACGTTCACCATGAAATAAACCGTTCGGCAGCATTTTGGCAAGCATGATTCCTGACCAAATGCTCCTCTCTTTAGGGCTTATAACGAAGATACCACGCTGCCCTGATGTGCCCGATGACATTCCAACACTGAATTTGCCGACCGTTGGTTTGAAATCCCGCGATTGCTCACTCAATCGTGCACACTCCAAGAGTGCATCACGCTTAAGCCCCGCCGTATTCATCTGATCGAAATTTTCCATCATGATGGCCTTATTCATCAGCGGATACTCTGCCAGCGGCAAATCACCGTACGGAGCAAAATAAGGACTTTTTGTCAGGATATTGCGCCGGAATGCCGACAATGCTTTTGACTGATGCTGTTCAAGCTGCTGACGGCAGGTAAATTTCCACTGCTTTTTAGCGCGCCAATAATACCAGAGCGTTTTGAGTATCATTTCAAATCTCCCTCATGACATAGCTGGATGGGAATTTGCTTTTGGTCAATCTGATGTAACTTATTCAACGTGTCGTAATAAGCACGGCTGTCATCCATGATGATATTTGCCAGTTTTGCCGGCCCGCGCAGTTCACGATAGTTACTCGGTGACCATGCGGCATCACCCGCTAACACGACCCAGCCCTGCTCGGTTAATACACATAAGCCAATGTGCCCCGCAGCATGACCGGGCAACGGGACAATAAATATCTGTTTCTGACTATCTGGCACCGCATAACCTTCTCCCAATGCCGTCAGTTCTTCCGGCAAAGAACAGGCTTCAAACCCTTCATAGAAACTGACTCTGGATTCAAAATCCGCCGGAATTAACCCGCGCACAAACGCCCGCGTCAACGCAGCGATACCCCGTAAGTTACGCGTTTGCTGCCAGCCTTCTCCTGAACAGATAAATGTGGTCTGTGGGAAATCCCGCAACCCGGCAATATGATCACCGTGAAAGTGGGAAATGATGATGCCATCAATATCATTTGGTTGAATGCCATCCGCTTTTAACTGCATCACCAACGAATCTTTGGTGTCAAAGAAAACCGGCGTGACAGTGCGGTATAACCGTATGATCCCTGTACGGGTATGGTCGTAAAAATGTCTGGCATACCCCGTATCAAGCAGCCAGCGTTTATCATTGCACTCCAATAGCCACGCCCGGGCTGGAAAACTGCATACGCGAAAGCTGGCCCCTTTCAGTGCCATACAGCCGGGATGAGTACAATATCCCACCTCAAATACACGCATCTTAACCATGAGGAGCCGCCTGCTTATCTGCTTGTTTCAGCCAATTCACAGTCAAGCGAATACCTTCCTCCATGGTATAAACAGGCGTATAACCCAATTCATCCCTTGCCTTTGAGTTATCCAGTGTCATGGAATAATAGGCCGCGCCAATGCCGTATCGAGTCAATACGGGTTCTTTGTGAGTCATTGAGGCAATCCCTTCTAACACCGTTGCAATGCCGTAAAGCAGCGGATAAGGCAATGATTTGATCCGATAACTAAACTGCATTTCAGCAAATAACAGCTCTAACGTTTTCGCCAATGGCTGTGACTGCTGGTTGGAGATGTTATATATTGCCCCGCTCTGTAATCCTTCACGGCAAGTCGCCAGTGACATGGCATGGACAACATTCATGACATAGGTGAGATCCAGAACATTTTTCCCTCCCGCAGGTAAGATCATGACCCCTTTGCTGGCTTTAACCTGTGCCAGCAGACGTGGCAGCAATACTCTGTCATGCGGGCCAAACAACCCACGGGGACGCAAAATAATATACGTTGTCTCCGGGTAGCGCCGGATAAGCTGACGTATGCACTCCTCTGCCTGAAATTTCGTTCGGGTGTAGTCATTGACGAAATATTGGCTACGCTGATCTTCCGTAATATTCTGTTGGTGTGAAAAATTAAAATAGACTGAAGGCGTGGATATATGCACAAATCGTTTAATACCACATATTCCCGCCGCTTGTGCCAACGTATACGTCGCCGTCAAATTAATGCGTTCAAATTCCGCAGGATCGCCCCACGGCGATGATTTGGCAGCACAGTGCCAGACCGCATCACAATCTGACATTAACTCAATGGCATCATCCACGGTTAACGTCGTCAGTTCAGCACAGCGAAATTCAGCGCCTAATCGGGATAATACTTCACCTGCCTGTTTATCGCGCCCGGTTGCTACAACCGTCTCCCCGCGTGATAACAGGTAATCCACGGCATTACGTCCTAAACCACTTGTTGCTCCGGTGACAAAAATTTTCATGGTTTCAAAATCATCTCACTCAATGAAAGTCCGGCAGCCGTACCAAGCAACATCACATAATCACAGCCGTAATAACGATCTGTCACAATGGCTTCATGCAGCGCACTGGGGATGGAAGCCGCTACCTGATTACCGCGATAGCGATAGATATTCACAAACCTTTCTTCTTTGATATTTAATCGCTTACGGATATGTTCCAACCCTAAATGACTTGCTTGGTGAGGTATCACGGTATCAATCTCAGGCATCGTCAGATTAGCGCTGGCAAGTACGCGCTTCGTAAAGTCTTCAATTAATGAAGCTGTCAATTTAAACAGAGGCTTACCCTGCATTTGGAAAAGGAGGTCACTATCTTCCATTCCCGTACGGAGATTCCTGCGGGTTCCACCGGCCCGGATTTCACATAACGCCAGCCCTTCCGGATAGGTTTCATGTTTGTAGGTAACAATCCCGCTCTGCCCATCCCCTCTCTCAACAATCATACAAGCCGCACCATCGCCAAAAATCAGAGAAGATTCCTGGTGTGACCAATCAATACCACGGGAAGCCATCTCAGAGGAAACAATGGCTATCCGCCGATACTGTTTGGTCGCCAGCAATCCGGCAGCAACACTCAGAGCCGAAACAAAACTGACGCAACTTGAATTAATATCAAAACAGGCGGTTCCGGCTTTTAATTGACTCTCTTTCAAAATATGTGCGGCTGAATAAGGTAATGCCTGAATAGGAATTGCAGAAGCGGCAATCAGGAGATCGACAGAATCCGGTGGGATTTGATGATTTTTTAAAGTCTCATTCAATGCCACCGCAGCAAATTTAGCCGGAGAAGTTTCATAGTCAGAATGATAACGATATTCGATACCCGAGCGTTTTTGCACAAAACCATTCGGTTTATTAAATCTCAGATCTAAATCTGATGAATATACTTTGGATTCTGGCAAAGCAGTACCAGAGGCAATGATCTTTAATGGGATCAATTCATTTGAGTTTTTCATTTCTTTATTACTTCCGGATGTTAAATTTTTGTTCAAACGTATTATCAGAAGATGAGATAAATTCTGAACATAAGGTACGAGTAAATTAGTATTTATCAGATAGTCCATTAAACAGGAAGTAAATATTTATGATACATCATATTACTAAAATGAAATACCTGACACAGTTATATGAAAAATAATAATTTTTACCAACTCACCATTTCAATGTTATAAAATTTTTTTAATGGGAAAGGATTATCATGAGATTTAATCATCGCAATTGTTGAACTTATGTAAAATAAAAATCAACATTAATTTACAAGTTAACTTTATTGACTTAATCATATAAAATAATTTTTTTTGTTTTAATTTCGTATATAAATCATTAATATAACTAAGAATAATAAAATATCATTTAAGTATTTATCCAGTATTTACATCTTATTTTTATCTCAAATAAAAAATAAACTTCCATTGAAATATTTATATATTTTTTAAAATAAATACATAAATTGTTTTTCTGAACAATCTGAATTTACTTTTAATAATATCTCCATAAGTAAAATACCCAGGGCAAGAGCATGAATGTTTATTTCTTGCCCAACACCTGAAAACCTGCAATTAATACCTTGTCCAAATACTCATTGCTCATATTGGCCATATTCGTTTTTCGTCTGATACTGGCTTTTATGCTGGTTTCTGCACGCAACATATTCAGTGAGAGGTGTCGCATACCCGCTAATATCCCGGCACCGTTACCGCGACGAATGGCGCACGCATCTTCATTCATGGAAACATCGAGCACCCAATGAACGCGGTTTTCAATTCCCCAATGACCTCGCACTGCCGCCTTAAAGCGGTCTGCCTCAAGCGCTGCTGAGCTGATGTAATAATGGTAGTCCAATGATTCTTTTTTTCCCTTTTTATCAAGGCGATATCGCATTGCTGCGCCAAGGCTTTTTACACCTTTCCATTCCGGAAATTGCGCGGCAAGTTCTCCTGCCGGTAGAACAGGGTACTCACGTAACTCAATTCGTCCAGGCCCTTGTTCTATACTGACATTTTCTGGCTGACTGACCGCAGTCACTTGTGCTGACAGCGCTTGTTTCACTGCGCGATGTCATGTTGCCTGATTCTCTTTTACGGACAACAGATAATCACCGCCCTGAGCAATAATTTTTTTGGCAATTTTAGTCTGGCATCCCATTGCATCGAGGGTAACCAAACACCCTTTGATGTCCAGTAAATCAATTAATTTAGGGATGGCAGTGATTTCATTAGACTTGTTTTCGGTTTTTAACTGCCCCATGATAACGCCATTGGCTGTAGCAAATGCGCTCACCCTATGGATAGGCGATAATCGCTGATGCCAATTTCCGGTACTCCGTAAGGCTTTGCCATCAATCGCGATGATTTCCCCGTCGGTGCGTTCACTGACCGCCTGAGTCCAGCGAATAAAGCTGCGTTGAAACTGGGCAGGATCAAGGCGGGAAATGATACGGGCTATTGTGTCATGTACGGGTAAGCCGGTTTGAAAAAATCCCTTTTCCTGAAGCCAATTGCAGCGCATATTTCCGAAGTCTTCGATATCTTCCCAACCTTCTGCCCCCGTCAGGACGGCACACATTGTCAAAAAAAGTACATCAAACAGAGGATAGCTGATTTTGGCAGACTGGCGAGGATCGTTAATATCACCGAAATACTGAGAAAAGGCATCAAGTTCCATTAGAGGGGTCCCGAAAAAAGGAGTATAAGATTACAACTTAATTCATGGGTCAAATGGATTAATCTTGATTAAATAACGTTCGTGATCTCACCCTGATAGTAATAGGAGTTTAAAAAAAAAACAAAATTTAAATCACATAATAAAAATATGTTTTCAAGAGTATTCTCACTGTCTAATCTTATACATAGAAATATTTATTAAAAAATAATTGTAAATAAACTTACGTTATATTTTTTAAATTATAATCATGGTAGATTCACATCATAATTTGAAAATTATCAAGATTTAATGAACACATGCATATTTTAAAATTGAAAATCTGTGTCTTCTCGAAAATTTGTATATAGACCATAGTATATTTTTCTGTGTTGATAAAGATGTCTACCATAACAACTTAACGTTTTTATGAAAATTTGCACTTTTTAATCGGATCCGATTCTTTGATAAGTTCGACCATATAT
This genomic interval carries:
- a CDS encoding MBL fold metallo-hydrolase — translated: MVKMRVFEVGYCTHPGCMALKGASFRVCSFPARAWLLECNDKRWLLDTGYARHFYDHTRTGIIRLYRTVTPVFFDTKDSLVMQLKADGIQPNDIDGIIISHFHGDHIAGLRDFPQTTFICSGEGWQQTRNLRGIAALTRAFVRGLIPADFESRVSFYEGFEACSLPEELTALGEGYAVPDSQKQIFIVPLPGHAAGHIGLCVLTEQGWVVLAGDAAWSPSNYRELRGPAKLANIIMDDSRAYYDTLNKLHQIDQKQIPIQLCHEGDLK
- the fecE gene encoding Fe(3+) dicitrate ABC transporter ATP-binding protein FecE, which produces MKLHIDNLTIGYGNRPVLDALSLVLPPGKITALLGPNGCGKSTLLKCISRQLATKSGTILLKNQPITTFSSRQLSRCIALLPQHHLTPEGITVRELVSYGRSPWLSLWGRLSVEDKMRVEVAMEKTHIVHMAQRRLTDLSGGQRQRAFLAMVLAQDTPVVLLDEPTTYLDINHQVELMRLMGELKTQGKTVVAVLHDLNQASRWCDHLVVLADGKVMAQGTPEVVIQPELLRTVFGVEAEIHPEPVSGRPMCVVVG
- a CDS encoding F390 synthetase-related protein, whose translation is MILKTLWYYWRAKKQWKFTCRQQLEQHQSKALSAFRRNILTKSPYFAPYGDLPLAEYPLMNKAIMMENFDQMNTAGLKRDALLECARLSEQSRDFKPTVGKFSVGMSSGTSGQRGIFVISPKERSIWSGIMLAKMLPNGLFHGERVALFLRAGNNLYGSVQNRWISFRFFDLFADFNQQVQALVEYQPTIVVAPAQVLRGLALKIQQGDVSLSPDKVVSVAEVLEPQDRKLLESVFKEVGEIYQATEGFLACTCPHGTLHLNEEFLHIEPKWIDKSRFNPIITDFTRETQPIVRYQLDDILVIKKTPCACGNPALAIERIEGRSDDQLILPAHNGENVGIFADPCSRIIANTLPLTSDYRLTQMDLLLRLEGDCDIAILQQCQSALSDYFAKQGADVDKIEWQCVSQTIVPDLFNKRRRIIRKKG
- a CDS encoding type II toxin-antitoxin system Phd/YefM family antitoxin; translation: MNVMSYSAFRTHLAKTLDKVNDDHQPVMITRQNGKPAVVLSLEDFRAYEETAYLMASPKNATRLNQAIAEVENGKTLEKDLLEE
- a CDS encoding NAD-dependent epimerase/dehydratase family protein: MKIFVTGATSGLGRNAVDYLLSRGETVVATGRDKQAGEVLSRLGAEFRCAELTTLTVDDAIELMSDCDAVWHCAAKSSPWGDPAEFERINLTATYTLAQAAGICGIKRFVHISTPSVYFNFSHQQNITEDQRSQYFVNDYTRTKFQAEECIRQLIRRYPETTYIILRPRGLFGPHDRVLLPRLLAQVKASKGVMILPAGGKNVLDLTYVMNVVHAMSLATCREGLQSGAIYNISNQQSQPLAKTLELLFAEMQFSYRIKSLPYPLLYGIATVLEGIASMTHKEPVLTRYGIGAAYYSMTLDNSKARDELGYTPVYTMEEGIRLTVNWLKQADKQAAPHG
- a CDS encoding Txe/YoeB family addiction module toxin, which translates into the protein MILSWAETAWEDYLYWQQTDKKTLKRINTLIKDIARQSFDGLGDPEPLKHNWSGYWSRRIDREHRLVYKVTDTAIIIVQCRYHY
- a CDS encoding 3-oxoacyl-[acyl-carrier-protein] synthase III C-terminal domain-containing protein, encoding MKNSNELIPLKIIASGTALPESKVYSSDLDLRFNKPNGFVQKRSGIEYRYHSDYETSPAKFAAVALNETLKNHQIPPDSVDLLIAASAIPIQALPYSAAHILKESQLKAGTACFDINSSCVSFVSALSVAAGLLATKQYRRIAIVSSEMASRGIDWSHQESSLIFGDGAACMIVERGDGQSGIVTYKHETYPEGLALCEIRAGGTRRNLRTGMEDSDLLFQMQGKPLFKLTASLIEDFTKRVLASANLTMPEIDTVIPHQASHLGLEHIRKRLNIKEERFVNIYRYRGNQVAASIPSALHEAIVTDRYYGCDYVMLLGTAAGLSLSEMILKP